From a region of the Brevibacterium siliguriense genome:
- a CDS encoding RNA polymerase sigma factor yields the protein MDPEPDAAARVLSAIGEEDYGRLLAGLVTRFRDFDLAEEALHDAVLRAVETWPGRGVPERPQAWLMATAKNRAIDLIRSDEVRTRHLARLRIEDELRPGDHDDHAERLGEEMDAADLPDERLGLFFTCSHPTLREDERIVLILRFLSGLTTAEVAAGLLIETATMQQRIVRAKQRILKTGIPFGRPAPDELGDRLPGVLRVLYLIFTQGINATAGPAHTRVDLQHEAIRLTRLLVGYLPEQTEARGLLALLLLTRARETARVTPDGRPVPLAEQDRSLWDSRLIAEGTGLVDVAAGESGAGAFTIQAAIAALHADAARFADTDWKQILVLYRMLSDLESSPVVALNTAIALGQVSGPEAAMSALDELADDPQLLRHRPFHIARAITLDELGRTAEAEDAYAAGLDCPGNDAESEYITARITDLRR from the coding sequence ATGGACCCCGAACCCGATGCGGCCGCCCGCGTCCTCAGCGCCATCGGCGAGGAGGACTACGGGCGGCTGCTCGCGGGGCTGGTCACCCGGTTCCGTGACTTCGACCTCGCCGAGGAGGCCCTCCACGACGCCGTGCTGCGAGCGGTCGAGACGTGGCCGGGCCGGGGAGTGCCCGAACGCCCACAGGCGTGGCTGATGGCCACGGCGAAGAACCGTGCCATCGATCTCATCCGCTCCGACGAGGTGCGCACCCGGCACCTCGCCCGCCTGCGCATCGAGGACGAGCTGCGTCCGGGCGACCACGACGATCACGCGGAGCGCCTCGGCGAGGAGATGGATGCCGCGGATCTGCCCGACGAGCGCCTCGGACTGTTCTTCACCTGCTCCCACCCGACCCTGCGCGAGGACGAACGCATCGTGCTCATCCTGCGCTTCCTCTCGGGGCTGACCACCGCCGAGGTGGCCGCCGGGCTCCTCATCGAGACCGCGACGATGCAGCAGCGGATCGTCCGTGCCAAGCAGCGGATCCTCAAGACCGGGATTCCCTTCGGCCGCCCCGCGCCCGATGAACTCGGCGACCGGCTGCCCGGAGTGCTGCGCGTCCTCTATCTCATCTTCACTCAGGGCATCAACGCCACTGCAGGACCCGCACACACTCGAGTCGATCTGCAGCACGAAGCCATCCGACTGACCCGACTGCTCGTCGGATACCTGCCCGAGCAGACCGAAGCCCGTGGCCTGCTGGCTCTGCTCCTGCTCACACGGGCACGTGAGACCGCTCGTGTGACGCCGGATGGCCGGCCGGTGCCGCTGGCCGAGCAGGACCGCAGCCTATGGGACTCACGCCTCATCGCCGAAGGGACCGGACTCGTTGACGTGGCCGCCGGCGAATCGGGAGCCGGGGCCTTCACCATCCAGGCGGCGATCGCGGCCCTCCACGCCGACGCCGCGCGATTCGCCGACACGGACTGGAAACAGATCCTCGTGCTCTATCGGATGCTGTCCGACCTCGAGTCGTCGCCGGTCGTCGCTCTCAATACCGCGATCGCCCTCGGGCAGGTTTCGGGTCCCGAGGCGGCCATGAGCGCCCTCGACGAACTGGCCGACGACCCGCAGCTGCTGAGGCACAGGCCATTCCACATCGCCAGGGCCATCACGCTGGACGAACTCGGCCGCACGGCGGAGGCCGAGGACGCCTATGCCGCGGGTCTGGACTGTCCCGGCAAC
- a CDS encoding YciI family protein translates to MKYALLLMGRTQDPDCGEDGGADPEEFMAFDKEISEAGIVIGGFALEGPELGVRVSGSGGESLVTSGPFAESNEFVGGSYVIDVADIDEAIAWAKKSPAAKAGHIEIRPVSDY, encoded by the coding sequence ATGAAGTACGCACTTCTGCTCATGGGACGCACACAGGATCCTGACTGCGGTGAGGACGGCGGAGCGGATCCAGAAGAATTCATGGCATTCGACAAGGAGATCAGCGAGGCGGGGATCGTCATCGGCGGCTTCGCCCTCGAAGGACCCGAACTCGGGGTGCGGGTCAGCGGATCCGGCGGCGAATCGCTTGTCACCTCGGGCCCGTTCGCCGAATCGAACGAGTTCGTCGGCGGCAGCTACGTCATCGACGTCGCCGATATCGACGAGGCGATCGCCTGGGCGAAGAAGAGCCCCGCAGCCAAGGCCGGACACATCGAGATCCGTCCGGTGTCCGACTACTGA